The proteins below come from a single Vibrio diazotrophicus genomic window:
- a CDS encoding YaeQ family protein: MALKPTIYKFRIALTDLNRDYYDSLNLTVALHPSETNERMMARIMAFCLNAHPDLQFTKGISTTAEPDIWQQNLEGRSEVWIELGEPDVDRVKKATRIADVVKVYTYQVRSDIWWNQHKGKFGYLPVEVVRFDPEAINLISASPVRTVDLSVMITGQSLFVEGDMGSHEIAFEVLQNLPE; this comes from the coding sequence ATGGCCCTTAAACCAACTATCTATAAATTTCGAATTGCCTTAACTGACCTAAATCGTGACTACTACGACTCGTTAAACTTAACCGTTGCTTTACACCCTTCCGAAACCAATGAACGCATGATGGCTAGAATCATGGCATTTTGTTTAAATGCGCATCCTGATTTGCAGTTCACTAAGGGCATATCAACAACCGCTGAACCTGATATCTGGCAACAAAATCTAGAAGGTCGTTCAGAAGTGTGGATTGAGCTAGGCGAGCCAGACGTGGACCGAGTAAAAAAAGCCACGCGCATTGCAGATGTGGTGAAAGTTTATACTTATCAAGTACGTTCTGACATTTGGTGGAATCAACACAAAGGTAAATTCGGCTACCTTCCTGTTGAGGTGGTACGCTTCGATCCAGAAGCCATCAATCTTATCTCTGCATCACCAGTAAGAACGGTCGATCTTTCCGTGATGATTACAGGGCAATCTCTATTCGTTGAAGGCGATATGGGAAGTCATGAAATCGCCTTTGAAGTTTTACAAAACCTTCCTGAATAA
- a CDS encoding cold-shock protein, protein MSTPVTGTVKWFNETKGFGFIKQENGPDVFAHFSAIQSEGFRTLAEGQKVEFVVTQGQKGPQAESIKVI, encoded by the coding sequence ATGTCTACACCTGTTACTGGTACCGTTAAATGGTTCAACGAAACAAAAGGTTTTGGTTTCATCAAGCAAGAAAACGGTCCTGACGTTTTCGCTCACTTCAGTGCAATTCAAAGCGAAGGCTTCCGCACTCTAGCTGAAGGCCAAAAAGTTGAGTTCGTTGTAACTCAAGGTCAAAAAGGCCCACAAGCTGAAAGCATTAAAGTTATCTAA
- a CDS encoding alternative ribosome-rescue factor A produces MSKSIKKSLPNEVVDTEFGRGVIKDNALKAVVTSQLFRQRVEKAKKGKGSFNRKMKHKGKEPYSKAA; encoded by the coding sequence ATGAGTAAATCAATCAAAAAATCTCTACCAAACGAAGTTGTTGATACTGAATTTGGTCGAGGTGTTATTAAAGACAACGCATTAAAAGCGGTAGTAACCAGTCAATTATTTAGACAAAGAGTAGAGAAAGCGAAAAAAGGTAAAGGAAGTTTCAATCGCAAAATGAAACATAAGGGTAAAGAGCCCTATTCAAAAGCTGCTTAA
- a CDS encoding threonine/serine exporter family protein, whose amino-acid sequence MLSQHRINKIVEIGDTLHRSGCAPYKVEKYTQYYAKKHGVDVMIQATPTAINYQFPDDNNAVVMKRHKPASINLSLLANTIIRINQPSSEPLPEPVGYSKWIIALANMGIPPAYLMLVGSTLEAVSISVVLGLVVWLSQLICHSRRAIAAEFLASMLTGIFVAFLASTGLPIPVWALCVAAVILFVPGLSIANSLECLAFNDLVSGTSLLGQSALTLIKLFVGIVIGLNIGEAIWGQAVAATYKNEVPMLLHIFGLFLLSVSIGVIFNARPKDILLGLPVAVLGMWGPFYLGFDAGWVVGTWITTVLITLYGTWLAKKMELTGSIYIVQGIIILVPGSRVLISASQSVFEQSILPIPSIGLSALFMFSAIVAGQITAYSIYSPQIDR is encoded by the coding sequence ATGTTGTCTCAACACAGAATTAACAAAATTGTAGAAATTGGCGACACGCTACACCGTAGTGGATGTGCACCGTACAAAGTAGAAAAATACACCCAATATTACGCAAAAAAGCACGGTGTCGATGTAATGATCCAAGCGACACCTACGGCCATCAATTACCAATTTCCTGACGACAACAACGCTGTGGTAATGAAGCGTCATAAACCCGCATCGATTAACCTAAGCCTGTTGGCAAACACCATCATTCGAATCAACCAACCAAGCAGTGAACCTCTGCCAGAGCCTGTTGGTTATTCAAAATGGATTATTGCTCTAGCTAACATGGGCATTCCACCAGCGTATTTAATGCTGGTGGGTAGTACTCTCGAAGCTGTCTCTATATCAGTAGTTTTAGGGCTTGTGGTTTGGTTAAGCCAACTGATCTGTCATTCAAGAAGAGCGATTGCAGCAGAATTTCTTGCCTCAATGCTTACAGGCATATTTGTTGCGTTTTTAGCTAGCACTGGCTTGCCCATTCCTGTCTGGGCGTTATGTGTCGCTGCAGTGATCTTATTTGTGCCCGGTTTGTCTATTGCTAACTCGCTTGAGTGTTTAGCCTTTAATGACTTAGTTTCCGGCACCAGTTTACTCGGGCAGAGTGCGTTAACTCTGATTAAGCTATTTGTGGGTATTGTGATCGGCCTGAACATTGGTGAAGCCATTTGGGGGCAAGCAGTTGCAGCAACCTACAAGAACGAAGTGCCGATGTTGCTGCACATCTTTGGCCTGTTTCTTCTTTCTGTTTCAATCGGTGTTATTTTCAATGCAAGACCAAAAGATATCCTGCTTGGTTTACCCGTTGCAGTATTAGGTATGTGGGGGCCATTTTATCTAGGCTTTGACGCTGGTTGGGTTGTCGGCACTTGGATAACGACTGTGCTGATTACGCTATATGGAACGTGGCTGGCAAAGAAAATGGAGCTAACGGGTTCGATATATATTGTCCAAGGTATCATTATTTTGGTACCGGGAAGTCGCGTGTTGATCAGCGCCAGTCAGTCGGTATTTGAGCAGTCTATATTGCCAATTCCGAGTATAGGTTTGTCGGCGCTGTTTATGTTCTCTGCGATTGTTGCAGGACAAATTACCGCTTACTCAATCTATTCACCGCAAATAGACAGGTAA
- a CDS encoding response regulator: MSFPVLICDDSALARKQMARSLPAALNANITFAEHGLDALQILQQQTFNLMFLDLTMPELDGFGTLEEMKSRGISTPVVVVSGDIQPKAKERVMALGAKAFIQKPIDINVLKDVLKNLVEPVSVPKIVTPVSLELPVLRRRDIYMEVANVAIGRAADALARHFDVFVRLPLPNVNIFEVTELHMALRDLADNAHVSGVCQGFSGEGIAGEALVLLSDTSVSDLKKLMKVPAESEDLEELELLMDVSNILVGSFLNGLGEQAEVRFFQSSPVLLGQHITIDSVISSTAGSFSKTMTFEVSYTIEDTSIRCDLLFMFVDESLPLLDSKLAYLMEDF, from the coding sequence ATGTCGTTTCCTGTACTCATCTGTGATGATTCAGCTCTTGCTCGAAAGCAGATGGCGCGTTCCCTACCTGCGGCTCTGAATGCAAATATTACCTTTGCTGAGCATGGGCTAGATGCGTTGCAGATCCTGCAACAGCAAACATTCAACCTGATGTTCCTTGACCTGACAATGCCTGAGCTGGATGGCTTTGGTACGTTAGAGGAAATGAAGAGTAGAGGTATCTCTACTCCTGTCGTGGTGGTGTCGGGCGATATTCAGCCTAAAGCGAAAGAACGTGTAATGGCTTTGGGGGCGAAAGCCTTTATTCAAAAGCCAATAGATATCAATGTTCTTAAAGACGTACTAAAAAACCTCGTCGAGCCAGTCTCGGTTCCTAAAATAGTCACTCCGGTTTCACTTGAATTACCCGTGCTTCGCAGGCGTGATATTTATATGGAAGTAGCCAACGTGGCTATTGGTCGTGCTGCGGATGCACTTGCAAGGCACTTTGACGTGTTTGTTCGTCTGCCTTTACCGAATGTGAACATCTTTGAAGTTACTGAACTGCATATGGCACTTCGCGATCTTGCGGATAATGCGCACGTGTCCGGAGTATGCCAAGGATTTAGTGGTGAGGGCATCGCAGGTGAAGCTTTAGTGCTTCTCAGTGATACCAGTGTTTCTGATTTGAAAAAGCTGATGAAAGTGCCCGCAGAGAGTGAAGATCTCGAAGAGTTGGAACTGCTAATGGATGTGTCCAATATCCTAGTGGGTTCATTTCTTAATGGGCTAGGAGAACAGGCGGAAGTTCGCTTTTTCCAAAGCTCGCCAGTCCTACTTGGTCAGCACATTACGATTGATTCTGTGATCAGCTCAACGGCGGGATCGTTCAGCAAAACAATGACGTTTGAGGTCAGCTATACCATAGAAGACACTTCGATTCGATGTGACCTGCTATTTATGTTTGTCGACGAATCATTGCCTTTGCTCGACAGCAAACTTGCCTACTTGATGGAGGATTTCTAA
- a CDS encoding PAS domain-containing protein, producing MLSLPAEFEQFHWMVDMVQNVDMGLIVIDRDYNVQVWNGFMTHHSGKMAQEVIGKSLFEVFPEIPQEWFRLKTKPVYDLGCRSFITWQQRPYLFKCRNVRPVTQQADFMYQNITLNPMRTPTGAINSLFLSIQDTTAEALVVLKAHQS from the coding sequence ATGTTGTCTCTTCCAGCAGAATTTGAACAGTTTCATTGGATGGTCGACATGGTACAAAACGTCGACATGGGATTAATTGTGATCGATCGTGATTACAATGTTCAGGTGTGGAATGGTTTTATGACACACCATAGTGGCAAAATGGCTCAGGAAGTGATCGGGAAGTCTTTGTTCGAGGTATTCCCTGAGATTCCGCAAGAGTGGTTTCGTCTTAAAACTAAACCTGTTTACGATCTAGGTTGCCGAAGCTTCATTACATGGCAGCAACGTCCGTATTTATTTAAGTGTCGCAATGTTCGACCTGTGACACAGCAAGCGGATTTTATGTATCAAAACATAACGTTAAACCCAATGCGTACGCCGACGGGTGCGATAAATTCACTGTTTCTTTCTATTCAAGATACAACCGCAGAAGCGCTTGTGGTTTTAAAAGCACACCAGAGTTGA
- a CDS encoding bifunctional ADP-dependent NAD(P)H-hydrate dehydratase/NAD(P)H-hydrate epimerase: MPIPSVFYTAQQVKQGEVLAAKSTGLEMFSLMERAGQAAFTIAFAQYPGTHHWLVCCGGGNNGGDGYIVACLAKSMGVHVTVWQHGDPENLKGDALSAYYHWLDHGGEVYPFDDVIPDDVDLIIDGLLGTGLSGTVRERIYDLIQLINATNVPVVAIDVPSGLCANTGAVLGIAVKANHTISFIGLKQGLVTGQARNYVGQLHFAGLGVEESFEQQNTPTLRSISPKSIKSILAQREACAHKGLYGKALLIGGNEGMGGAMILAAQACARVGCGLTASLLHSSNVSSILVSVPEVMSAGWDDEQRIQQRIEWSNVVAIGPGLGRDSKSERLFCQIQDLSINKVVDADALYFLAKNPNFDANRIITPHPAEAARLLGVEIAIVEADRFKAIKELQKKFGGIVVLKGAGTLVSDGNEIYVCLAGNPGMASGGMGDVLTGVITSLLAQGLSCFEAAKLGVIIHSKAADLNAKEKGERGMLASDLLSHLRSLVN; the protein is encoded by the coding sequence ATGCCTATACCCAGCGTTTTTTACACAGCCCAACAAGTAAAACAAGGCGAAGTTCTAGCTGCAAAATCAACGGGACTAGAAATGTTCAGTTTGATGGAAAGAGCAGGACAAGCAGCCTTTACCATCGCCTTCGCTCAATACCCAGGGACGCATCATTGGCTTGTATGTTGTGGCGGTGGTAATAACGGTGGTGACGGTTACATCGTTGCCTGCTTGGCTAAGTCGATGGGCGTTCATGTGACTGTGTGGCAGCATGGCGATCCTGAAAATCTTAAAGGGGATGCGCTTTCTGCTTATTATCATTGGTTGGATCACGGTGGTGAAGTTTATCCTTTTGATGACGTGATTCCCGATGATGTTGATCTCATCATTGACGGATTATTAGGGACGGGTTTATCCGGCACGGTTCGTGAGCGAATCTATGATCTTATTCAATTGATCAACGCAACTAACGTTCCCGTCGTCGCTATAGACGTTCCTTCAGGGCTATGTGCGAATACTGGTGCGGTTCTTGGCATCGCAGTAAAAGCTAATCACACCATTAGTTTTATTGGTCTCAAACAAGGCCTTGTCACGGGGCAGGCTCGTAACTACGTGGGACAGCTACATTTTGCGGGCTTAGGTGTCGAAGAAAGTTTTGAGCAGCAAAACACACCTACATTAAGATCAATCTCTCCAAAATCCATCAAATCGATATTGGCTCAAAGAGAAGCATGTGCTCACAAAGGTTTGTACGGTAAAGCCTTGCTTATCGGTGGTAATGAAGGGATGGGCGGAGCAATGATTTTAGCCGCTCAAGCTTGCGCCCGAGTGGGGTGCGGTTTAACAGCTTCACTGCTTCATTCCTCAAATGTTTCCTCGATTTTGGTATCAGTACCTGAAGTGATGAGCGCGGGTTGGGATGATGAGCAGCGAATTCAACAGCGGATTGAATGGAGTAACGTTGTCGCTATTGGTCCCGGACTCGGAAGAGACTCAAAGTCAGAGCGACTCTTCTGTCAAATACAGGATCTATCAATAAACAAAGTGGTTGATGCTGATGCTCTGTACTTCCTCGCGAAGAATCCCAATTTCGACGCTAACCGGATCATTACTCCTCATCCTGCGGAAGCCGCAAGGCTGCTTGGTGTGGAAATTGCCATTGTTGAAGCAGACCGATTCAAAGCCATTAAAGAACTACAGAAGAAGTTCGGCGGTATTGTGGTACTGAAAGGTGCGGGAACATTAGTCAGTGATGGCAACGAAATATACGTGTGTTTGGCAGGTAATCCGGGTATGGCGAGCGGCGGCATGGGGGATGTATTAACGGGCGTGATTACCTCACTTCTCGCTCAAGGTTTAAGCTGTTTCGAAGCGGCAAAACTGGGTGTTATTATTCACAGCAAAGCGGCGGATCTCAACGCCAAAGAAAAAGGCGAACGAGGTATGTTAGCCAGCGATTTACTTAGCCATTTACGTAGCTTAGTGAATTGA
- a CDS encoding outer membrane beta-barrel protein, whose amino-acid sequence MKYLGQTCVGLIFLFLALPTLAAESRHQFYADSGFNYIDNSNSTESAWTTTLGYSYFLSPFVGVDFGYTDTMSDGATFYDKNGDSQQVKYRSFFAGATIEQPINSFTSVYARGGVGQTNVEETNTSVVPETSQDHSGINPYIGIGAKIQPMYVEKLELSVELKYQDLQNEYSATSFTLGAKFSL is encoded by the coding sequence ATGAAATATTTAGGACAAACTTGTGTTGGTTTAATCTTTTTGTTTTTGGCTTTACCAACTCTAGCAGCAGAGAGCAGACATCAGTTTTACGCCGATAGCGGCTTTAATTACATCGATAACAGCAATTCTACAGAAAGTGCTTGGACAACAACCCTTGGTTACAGCTACTTTTTGTCTCCCTTTGTTGGGGTTGACTTCGGCTATACCGATACCATGTCTGATGGTGCGACGTTTTATGACAAAAACGGCGATTCACAACAGGTTAAGTACCGTAGTTTTTTTGCGGGTGCAACGATAGAGCAACCCATCAATAGCTTCACCAGTGTGTATGCAAGAGGTGGTGTTGGGCAAACAAACGTAGAAGAAACAAATACCAGTGTTGTGCCAGAAACCAGTCAAGATCATTCAGGTATTAATCCATACATAGGCATCGGCGCTAAAATTCAGCCTATGTATGTTGAGAAACTAGAACTGAGTGTCGAACTCAAGTATCAAGACTTACAAAACGAATATTCAGCGACTTCGTTTACTCTGGGCGCGAAATTTAGTTTGTAA
- a CDS encoding GMP reductase, translating into MRIEQELKLGFKDVLFRPKRSTLKSRSQVNLTREFTFKHSGRQWSGVPVIAANMDSVGSFKMAEALAKHNVMTAIHKHYSVEQWAEFVQNAEAQTLRNVMVSTGTSDNDFQKTKDIMAMSEELIFICIDIANGYSEHLVDYVQKVREAFPSKVIVAGNVVTGDMVEELILAGADIVKVGIGPGSVCTTRVKTGVGYPQLSAIIECADAAHGLGGRIIGDGGCTCPGDVAKAFGGGADFVMLGGMLAGHEEAGGELVEKNGETYMKFYGMSSKSAMDKHSGGVAGYRAAEGKTVLIPFRGPVENTIQDVLGGVRSTCTYVGAASLKELTKRTTFIRVQEQENNVYGKE; encoded by the coding sequence ATGCGTATCGAACAAGAACTTAAGTTAGGTTTCAAAGATGTACTGTTTCGCCCGAAACGTTCAACCCTAAAAAGCCGTTCTCAAGTAAATTTAACCCGCGAGTTTACCTTCAAGCATAGTGGTCGTCAATGGTCTGGAGTACCTGTTATTGCTGCAAACATGGACTCTGTAGGCAGCTTTAAAATGGCGGAAGCGCTCGCTAAACACAACGTGATGACAGCTATTCATAAACACTACAGTGTTGAGCAATGGGCTGAGTTTGTTCAAAACGCTGAAGCTCAAACGTTGAGAAACGTGATGGTATCAACGGGCACATCAGATAATGACTTCCAAAAAACGAAAGACATTATGGCGATGAGCGAAGAGCTTATTTTCATCTGCATAGACATCGCAAACGGCTACTCAGAACACCTTGTTGATTACGTTCAAAAAGTACGTGAAGCATTTCCAAGCAAAGTGATTGTTGCTGGTAACGTAGTGACTGGAGACATGGTTGAAGAACTGATTCTTGCTGGTGCGGATATCGTAAAAGTAGGGATTGGACCGGGTTCTGTATGTACAACACGTGTGAAAACCGGTGTTGGTTACCCTCAACTGTCTGCAATCATTGAATGTGCTGATGCTGCTCACGGCCTCGGTGGTCGCATCATTGGCGATGGTGGCTGTACATGTCCGGGTGATGTGGCAAAAGCGTTTGGAGGCGGTGCAGACTTCGTCATGCTTGGCGGTATGTTAGCGGGCCACGAAGAAGCGGGCGGTGAGCTCGTTGAGAAGAACGGTGAAACTTACATGAAGTTCTACGGAATGTCTTCTAAGAGCGCGATGGACAAGCACTCTGGTGGTGTTGCTGGCTACCGTGCAGCTGAAGGAAAAACCGTATTAATCCCATTCCGTGGCCCGGTTGAAAACACCATTCAAGATGTCCTTGGTGGCGTACGTTCAACTTGTACATACGTAGGTGCAGCCTCGCTTAAAGAGCTAACTAAGCGTACAACTTTCATCCGCGTACAAGAGCAAGAGAACAACGTTTACGGTAAAGAGTAA
- a CDS encoding pectinesterase family protein, whose protein sequence is MNIEHYIVVDQLGNGDVTTIQEALDLAPQSDIPFTIFIKPGRYEEKLHIVRPNTHFIGASKSDTIISYTSANGLLTNDGKIWGTYNSYVVNVDASDITFQSLAIENTFDFIGNQRLEENDPSRISATQAVALLIGHEGDRVQCIDCTLKSFQDTLYVSAGKSYFESTDIWGTVDFIFGGGTAVFNYCELVCRWREDTIEGEPLGFVSAPCTDIEAEYGLVFFRCELKRESESVPEKSYRLGRPWHPTTEFSDGSYASPNAVGHCAYIRCDFENHIYGWDKMHGKAKDGEQIWFYAEDSRFHTFRNQTSTISNEYSDFEMSTDQVSTYTLERIFDHWQPNLMVKPIL, encoded by the coding sequence ATGAACATTGAACACTACATAGTTGTGGATCAGCTCGGAAATGGAGATGTTACCACTATTCAAGAAGCATTAGATTTAGCACCTCAGAGTGATATCCCTTTTACAATATTCATCAAACCTGGGCGTTACGAAGAAAAATTGCACATTGTACGTCCGAACACTCACTTTATTGGGGCTTCAAAATCTGACACGATCATTAGCTATACATCTGCAAATGGATTACTGACTAATGATGGAAAAATATGGGGTACTTATAACAGCTATGTAGTGAATGTCGATGCTAGTGATATCACTTTTCAATCATTAGCAATCGAAAACACTTTTGATTTTATAGGCAACCAACGTTTAGAAGAAAATGATCCTTCCCGAATTAGTGCGACTCAGGCTGTAGCGTTACTTATAGGCCATGAAGGGGATCGAGTTCAGTGCATCGATTGCACATTGAAAAGCTTTCAAGACACTCTCTATGTCAGTGCCGGCAAGAGCTATTTTGAATCAACGGATATCTGGGGTACTGTTGATTTTATTTTTGGTGGTGGCACTGCGGTCTTTAATTATTGTGAGCTGGTTTGTCGTTGGCGAGAAGATACCATTGAAGGTGAACCTTTAGGCTTTGTGAGTGCACCATGCACAGATATTGAAGCGGAATACGGCTTAGTTTTCTTTCGCTGTGAATTGAAGAGGGAAAGTGAAAGTGTCCCAGAGAAAAGCTATCGATTGGGACGCCCATGGCATCCAACTACTGAGTTTTCTGATGGCTCGTATGCTAGCCCGAATGCTGTTGGTCATTGTGCCTACATACGATGCGACTTTGAGAACCATATTTATGGCTGGGATAAGATGCATGGTAAAGCTAAAGATGGGGAGCAAATATGGTTCTATGCTGAAGATTCGAGATTTCATACATTTCGAAACCAGACCTCAACAATATCAAATGAGTATAGCGACTTCGAAATGAGCACAGATCAAGTTAGCACCTATACATTAGAAAGAATTTTTGACCATTGGCAACCAAACTTAATGGTCAAACCTATTCTTTGA
- a CDS encoding sodium:solute symporter family protein yields the protein MQYDYIVIAGYFALMVAISLLFKKMASNSTSDYFRGGGKMLWWMVGATAFMTQFSAWTFTGAAGKAFSDGFAILAVFVGNMVAYVFAYFYFARRFRQMRVDTPTEAVKRRFGDTNEQFFTWVIIPLSVINAGVWLNGLGVFASAVFNADITTTIYVTGAAVLIISLLSGAWGVVASDFIQTLIVAVISIACAAVALYFVGGPSEIINNFPGGFVMGPDMNYPLLLVGSFIFFIVKQLQSINNMQESYRFLNAKDSKNASKAALMALVMMVFGAIIWFIPPWASAILYPDAAAAYPNLGAKASDAVYLVFARETMPLGTVGLLMAGLFAATMSSMDSALNRNSGIFVRSFYATIVRKGKANDKELLRAGQIACTINGILVILMAQFFSSLKHLSLFDLMMQVATLLQSPILVPLFLGILIRKTPKWAPWATVVFGMFVSWLVVNVFTPNYVASWFGIEELTRREAGEMKTMITIAAHLFLTAGFFCLTTLFYKEEKDTHKEVAVEFFKDVDTECVEEEGQDVVDRMQRAKLGTLVIYMAAGLTTMVLIPNPLWGRLLFLACAAAVFAVGYGLKRSAKIDDLNETISVR from the coding sequence ATGCAATATGATTACATTGTAATAGCTGGCTACTTCGCACTAATGGTTGCGATCAGTCTGCTGTTCAAAAAAATGGCTAGCAATAGTACCAGTGACTACTTCCGTGGGGGCGGCAAAATGCTCTGGTGGATGGTTGGTGCTACAGCATTCATGACTCAATTCTCAGCTTGGACCTTTACAGGTGCAGCCGGTAAAGCCTTCAGCGATGGCTTTGCAATTCTAGCCGTGTTCGTAGGTAATATGGTTGCATATGTATTTGCATACTTCTACTTTGCACGTCGCTTCCGTCAAATGCGAGTTGACACTCCTACTGAAGCAGTTAAACGTCGTTTCGGGGATACGAACGAGCAATTCTTTACTTGGGTTATTATCCCACTTAGCGTAATCAACGCGGGTGTTTGGTTGAACGGTCTAGGTGTATTTGCTTCAGCAGTATTTAATGCAGACATTACAACGACAATTTATGTAACAGGTGCAGCGGTTCTAATCATCTCTCTTTTGAGTGGTGCTTGGGGTGTTGTAGCATCAGACTTCATTCAAACTCTGATCGTTGCTGTTATTTCAATTGCTTGTGCGGCTGTAGCTCTATACTTTGTTGGCGGCCCTTCTGAGATCATCAATAACTTCCCTGGTGGTTTCGTAATGGGTCCAGACATGAACTACCCATTACTGCTTGTTGGTTCTTTCATCTTCTTTATCGTGAAACAGCTTCAAAGTATCAACAACATGCAGGAATCTTACCGTTTCCTAAACGCTAAAGACTCTAAGAACGCGAGCAAAGCTGCTCTTATGGCTCTAGTTATGATGGTGTTCGGTGCAATCATTTGGTTCATCCCACCGTGGGCTTCTGCAATTCTTTACCCTGACGCAGCCGCGGCATATCCTAACCTAGGCGCTAAAGCTAGTGATGCTGTATACCTCGTGTTTGCTCGTGAAACAATGCCTCTTGGTACTGTTGGTCTACTAATGGCCGGTCTGTTCGCTGCAACCATGTCTTCTATGGACTCAGCATTGAACCGTAACTCAGGTATCTTCGTACGTAGCTTCTACGCAACTATCGTTCGTAAGGGCAAAGCAAACGACAAAGAACTTCTACGTGCAGGCCAAATCGCTTGTACTATCAACGGTATCTTAGTAATCCTAATGGCCCAGTTCTTCAGCTCACTGAAACACCTAAGCCTGTTCGATCTAATGATGCAAGTTGCAACGCTACTTCAATCACCAATCCTAGTACCGTTATTCTTAGGCATCCTTATCCGTAAGACGCCTAAATGGGCACCTTGGGCAACGGTTGTCTTCGGTATGTTTGTATCTTGGTTAGTAGTAAACGTATTTACTCCAAACTATGTGGCAAGCTGGTTCGGTATTGAAGAGTTGACTCGTCGTGAAGCTGGCGAAATGAAGACTATGATTACAATCGCTGCTCACCTATTCCTAACCGCTGGTTTCTTCTGTTTAACAACTCTATTCTACAAAGAAGAGAAAGACACTCATAAAGAAGTGGCGGTTGAATTCTTCAAAGACGTTGACACTGAATGTGTTGAAGAAGAAGGCCAAGATGTGGTTGATCGTATGCAACGCGCTAAGCTAGGTACTCTAGTTATCTATATGGCTGCAGGCCTAACAACAATGGTTCTGATTCCAAACCCACTATGGGGGCGCCTACTGTTCTTGGCATGTGCGGCTGCAGTATTCGCTGTTGGTTACGGCCTGAAGAGAAGTGCAAAAATTGACGATTTGAACGAAACAATTTCTGTACGTTAA